DNA from Rosa rugosa chromosome 6, drRosRugo1.1, whole genome shotgun sequence:
tctttttctccttcgaccaaggttgtttttttcccacagggtttttattactcggcaaggtttttgatgagacaacttagaagcgcacaacccatgcaacactattgacatgaaatatccaagggggagtgttgtaaatcattatggctatatcatgtaaatagatatagggtaaatcattatgttgttataggcttaccctttccatgttttatggatgactttaggaatccttgttttatggaggactttaggggtccttgttttatggaggactttaggctacatgttccctatcttccactatatgtagtccatttctcatccatgttatgaggagaaaaacagaaaatactacacttattatctgcatctaaactctctctctctcaagttcttagaagcaaagctctctccattttctgaaacactttctatgttagttttacaacaataACTAATGTATTTGAAGAAATCATAGAAAAAAACCCGAAGCAATGTCTGATTTCTTTCCTGAAGAAATCATAGAGAAAATCCTCTTGAGGCTGCCCATCAAATCCCTAATCAAATTCACAGCAGTTTGCAAATCATGGTTGTCACTGATCAAAACCTCTACCTTCGTTCAATCCCATCTCTGCACCACCATCGATTCCAACAACCAAAACGACgctcacctcctcctcctcagcgCTTACTCGTACCCCCCCAAAGAATGCTTCTCTTATGAGCATCACTGGTTGCGTTGGGATAGCCCTGAATTCGGCGAGTACTCCAACCTTTCAAATCCATTCCCTTTCTTCACGTACAAAAACAAACGTCGGGATCTGCGTGTTTTCGGTACCTGTAACGGGCTCGTATGCCTTGAGAGTTTTGACCCCGACACCGGGGATTTTTCTCCCGCTTTAATCTGGAATCCTTCTATCCGAAAGATTGTGATGCTGCCTACACCACCTGCTTGTCTTACCTACAATTACCGAAAGTACACATCCCATGGCTTTGGCTATGATTCACATTCTAACGACTATAAGGTTTTAAGAGTTGTGAGTCGTTCTGATGATCATTCAGACTTGTCCCGATTCACCACCGTGGTTCAGGTTTACTCCTTGGCCAAGGGCTCCTGGAAGAGACTTGGTGCTTCTGTTGTTCCGGTGGATTTGCAGGCCGGTGGTTCGGAGCGTCCTGATTTTGTTAATGGCTGTTTGCATATGCTTGAAGTACGTTTAATTGTGTATTACGATGATGATCACCAGGAACACCGTAAGTGTGGTGGAGACTCGTTTATTGCCTACTTTAATCTGGCCACTGAGGTATTTGGCGAGATAATGATACCGGAAGCTTTGCGAAAAGATGAGTGCTCTATTTCAAGATATGGGGAGTCCCTTGCCTTGATTAAGGAAAAACGTTATAATCTGGATGATCCAGCTAATTGTGGTTGTGACATTTGGGTTATGAAAGAGTATGGTGTAGCAGAGTCATGGACTTTTTTGTACAGTATAGTTATGGTTCAAGCTACTATATTTGGTTTTAAAAGGTGTGGGGAAGTTGTGCTAGAGGAGACGAATGTCTTAAGACTAAGAAGAATGCTTTCGCTGGATCCTAAAAGCGGACAAGTTAAAGTTTTTGGAACCGAGTATTG
Protein-coding regions in this window:
- the LOC133715513 gene encoding F-box protein CPR1-like — encoded protein: MSDFFPEEIIEKILLRLPIKSLIKFTAVCKSWLSLIKTSTFVQSHLCTTIDSNNQNDAHLLLLSAYSYPPKECFSYEHHWLRWDSPEFGEYSNLSNPFPFFTYKNKRRDLRVFGTCNGLVCLESFDPDTGDFSPALIWNPSIRKIVMLPTPPACLTYNYRKYTSHGFGYDSHSNDYKVLRVVSRSDDHSDLSRFTTVVQVYSLAKGSWKRLGASVVPVDLQAGGSERPDFVNGCLHMLEVRLIVYYDDDHQEHRKCGGDSFIAYFNLATEVFGEIMIPEALRKDECSISRYGESLALIKEKRYNLDDPANCGCDIWVMKEYGVAESWTFLYSIVMVQATIFGFKRCGEVVLEETNVLRLRRMLSLDPKSGQVKVFGTEYCTYYFMDSFVESIVLLDHGKAISYQGEINSADPKKFIRGSLQ